The sequence GCTGAAAATCTCTGGCTTTTCTTTATCCTGCTGTTCGGCATCATCGCCGTTCCAGGCATGGATATGCTGTTCGTGCTGGCCAATGCGCTGACCGGCGGGCGCGACAGGGGCCTGGCCGCGACCGGCGGCATCATGGTCGGCGGCATGGTGCACACGCTGAACGGTGCCATCGGCGTCGGCCTTCTCATGCATTTCGTGCCGATCCTGTTCAAGCCGCTGCTGATCGTCGGCGCCGCCTACATGGCCTTCATCGGCATCACGCTGATGCGCAGCTCCATCACCGTCGGTCGCGATGGGCCTGTCGGCAGCCGCTCGGCATGGAAGGCGTTTCGCCAGGGGCTGGTGACCTGCCTGATCAATCCGAAGGCCTATCTGTTCGTGCTTGCCGTCTATCCGCAGTTCCTGAAGCCGGCCTACGGCCCGATCTGGGTGCAGGCGACTGTCATGGGCCTGATGACGGTCATCACCCAGGCCGCGATCTATGGCGGGCTCGCGATATCAGCCGGCCGCAGCCGCAAGCTTCTGATCGCCAATCCGCGGGCGACCATTCTTGCCGGCCGGGCGGCCGGGCTGCTGCTTTTTGCCGTCTCGGTGTTCACCGCCTGGGAAGGGCTGAGGGCGGCGTAATCTAGCGCCGCCCTTCCGATATCGTCAGCCGTGTCAGGCAGCACCCTGCCGGCTTTCCAGCATGGCGCGGCGTGCCGACCGGCGCCACTCGACGGCACCGGCAAGGCCATGCAGCACGGTCTCGGTGGTCGCCCAGTCGATGCAGCCATCGGTGATGCTCTGGCCATAGACGAGCGGCTTGCCGGGCACCACGTCCTGCCGGCCGGCGACGAGATTGCTCTCGATCATCAGGCCGATGATGCGCTCGTCGCCCGCCGCCACCTGGCCGGCCACATCGGCCGCCACCTTCGGCTGGTTCTCAGGCTTCTTGGCGGAGTTGGCGTGGCTGACATCGATCATCAGCCGCGGCGCGACACCGATGCGGGCGAGTTCGACCGAGGCCGCCTCGACGCTCGCCGCGTCGTAGTTGGGCTGAACGCCGCCGCGCAGGATGACATGGCAGTCCTCATTGCCGGTGGTGGTGGCGATGCCGCTGCGTCCGCCCTTGGTCACCGCCATGAAATGATGCGGCTGGGCGGCCGATTTCACCGCCTCGCCGGCGATCCTGAGATTGCCGTCGGTGCCGTTCTTGAAACCGACCGGGCAGGACAGGCCCGAGGCCAGCTCACGGTGGATTTGGCTTTCGGTGGTGCGCGCGCCGATGGCACCCCAGGCGACGAGGTCGGCAATGTATTGCGGCGTGGTCATGTCGAGGAATTCGGTGGCCGCCGGCAGGCCGAGATTGTTGACGGCGGAAAGCACGTTGCGTGCCATCCTGAGCCCCTTGTCGATGTTGAAGCTGCCGTCAAGGTCGGGATCGTTGATCAGGCCCTTCCAGCCGACCGTGGTGCGCGGCTTCTCGAAATACACCCGCATCACGATCTCAAGCCGGTCGGACAGGGTCTCGCGCAGCGCCGCCAGACGGCTGGCATAGTCAACGGCCGCGACCGGATCGTGGATCGAACAGGGACCGACGACGACAAGCAGCCGGTCGTCGGTGCCGTTCAGAATAGCGTGGATCGCATTGCGTGAGGCGCTCACGGTGCGCGTCGCCGTCAGCGTGCGCGGGATTTCCCGCATCACCTGGTCCGGCGTGCTCAGTTCTCGGATTTCCTTGACCCGGAGGTCGTCTGTGGTGGTCAACACGGCTTTCTGCTCCTGTTAGGAGACCTGCCGGCTGAAACAAAAAAGCCGCCAGGTCTGGCGGCTGTTCGGATCTTGTTGCTGCAATCTTCAGATCGAGCGCAATCCTCCCGCCGCCAGCGAGCTGCTAAAGTACCAATAGGTGGCGGACAGGTGGATCATGCGGCTCATATAGTCGAAGCGGAGGCGTTTGTCACGTCCCCTCGACGACGGTCAATTCCGAAGGCCGAAGTCCCCGATTTCGCCATCCCTGGGCGGAGCAGCCGCGAAGCGGCGTCGCGAAGACCCTGGGATCCATTCCGTGACCTTGGCCGTGGAGTGCGGCGGATCCTCGGGTCTGCGCTGCGTCGCTTCGCTTCTTGCCCCGCCCGTGGATGACGAAGTGAGGAGCATTTCCGCCAGACCGTCGGCCCTACTCCGGCGACGACCCCGCAACACTCTGGTCGTAGTCGACCAACGACCCGGTCATGACGCCCGATTGCGGGCTGACCATGTAGCTGATCAGCCGCGCGAGCTGGTCCGGTTTGACCAATTGGCCCATCGGTTGCGCGGCTTCGGCCTTCGCCAGCCAATCGTCCGGGGCGTCGTGCCATTTCTTTTGCACGATGTCCTCGCCCTCGGTATCCATCCAGCCGGGCAGCACGGCGTTGCAGCGGATGCGGTCGAAGCGATAGGCGTTGGCGACGTTCTTGGTCAGCGTCATCAGCGCGCCCTTGCTGGTCGAATAGGGCGTCAGGAACGACTGGCCACAATGTGCCGACATCGACAGCACGTTGACGATCGAGCCCGGCGCCTTGCGCTCCAGCAGATGGGCAACCAGTCCCTGCATCAGGAAGAAAGGTCCGCGCACATTGGTTGCGAATATCTGGTCGAAAAGCTCTTCCGAGGTTTCGACCAATGAGCCGCGTGCCGAGGTGGCGGCGGCGTTGACCAGCGCATTCAGC comes from Mesorhizobium japonicum MAFF 303099 and encodes:
- a CDS encoding LysE family translocator, whose translation is MGYAENLWLFFILLFGIIAVPGMDMLFVLANALTGGRDRGLAATGGIMVGGMVHTLNGAIGVGLLMHFVPILFKPLLIVGAAYMAFIGITLMRSSITVGRDGPVGSRSAWKAFRQGLVTCLINPKAYLFVLAVYPQFLKPAYGPIWVQATVMGLMTVITQAAIYGGLAISAGRSRKLLIANPRATILAGRAAGLLLFAVSVFTAWEGLRAA
- a CDS encoding 3-deoxy-7-phosphoheptulonate synthase; amino-acid sequence: MLTTTDDLRVKEIRELSTPDQVMREIPRTLTATRTVSASRNAIHAILNGTDDRLLVVVGPCSIHDPVAAVDYASRLAALRETLSDRLEIVMRVYFEKPRTTVGWKGLINDPDLDGSFNIDKGLRMARNVLSAVNNLGLPAATEFLDMTTPQYIADLVAWGAIGARTTESQIHRELASGLSCPVGFKNGTDGNLRIAGEAVKSAAQPHHFMAVTKGGRSGIATTTGNEDCHVILRGGVQPNYDAASVEAASVELARIGVAPRLMIDVSHANSAKKPENQPKVAADVAGQVAAGDERIIGLMIESNLVAGRQDVVPGKPLVYGQSITDGCIDWATTETVLHGLAGAVEWRRSARRAMLESRQGAA
- a CDS encoding SDR family oxidoreductase codes for the protein MSASSDRNHETRAIVTGGAQGIGFAVAEALADEGCRALALIGRSQEKGDKAVAHFKKAGVDAIFISADVSKVADCKRAVATALAHFGTLNALVNAAATSARGSLVETSEELFDQIFATNVRGPFFLMQGLVAHLLERKAPGSIVNVLSMSAHCGQSFLTPYSTSKGALMTLTKNVANAYRFDRIRCNAVLPGWMDTEGEDIVQKKWHDAPDDWLAKAEAAQPMGQLVKPDQLARLISYMVSPQSGVMTGSLVDYDQSVAGSSPE